From Triticum urartu cultivar G1812 chromosome 2, Tu2.1, whole genome shotgun sequence, a single genomic window includes:
- the LOC125537206 gene encoding small nuclear ribonucleoprotein-associated protein B'-like: MSNPKGSKMLQFVNYRMRVTIQDGRQLVGKFMAFDRHMNLVLGDCEEFRKLPPSKSSKTTGEREERRTLGLLLLRGEEVVSMTVEGPPPPDESRAKASGGGGALSGTGVGRAAGRGVATGPLLQAQPGLSGPVRGVGGPAPGMMQPQISRPPMPNLSAPPVAYPQVVRPPPMGMPPMRPGGPPPMQMQFQRPPGPPPAPYPGGPPQQFMRGPPPMGPPPGRPGMPGMPPPPGMRPMPPLQFGQPPRHGMPPPPPGPQQPGQNPQQ; the protein is encoded by the coding sequence ATGTCGAACCCCAAGGGGTCGAAGATGCTCCAGTTCGTCAACTACCGGATGCGCGTGACGATCCAGGACGGCCGCCAACTCGTGGGGAAGTTCATGGCCTTCGATCGCCACATGAACCTCGTCCTCGGCGACTGCGAGGAGTTCCGCAAGCTCCCGCCCTCAAAATCTTCCAAGACAACAGGCGAGCGCGAGGAGCGGAGGACGCTCGGCCTGCTCCTTCTTCGTGGCGAGGAGGTCGTCTCCATGACCGTTGAGGGCCCGCCACCGCCCGACGAGTCCCGGGCCAAGGCCTCCGGTGGCGGTGGCGCGCTTTCCGGCACTGGCGTCGGTCGCGCTGCCGGACGTGGGGTGGCCACCGGCCCGCTGCTCCAGGCGCAGCCCGGCCTCTCCGGCCCTGTTCGGGGCGTGGGCGGTCCGGCCCCCGGCATGATGCAGCCCCAGATCTCGCGTCCCCCAATGCCGAACCTCTCAGCGCCACCGGTGGCGTACCCACAGGTCGTCCGCCCGCCACCGATGGGTATGCCGCCCATGCGACCTGGTGGCCCGCCACCGATGCAGATGCAGTTTCAGCGCCCGCCCGGTCCTCCGCCTGCGCCATACCCTGGGGGCCCGCCTCAGCAGTTCATGAGGGGACCGCCACCGATGGGGCCTCCACCAGGGAGGCCGGGgatgccaggcatgccaccaccGCCAGGGATGAGGCCGATGCCACCACTGCAGTTTGGACAACCACCCAGGCATGGAATGCCGCCACCACCGCCTGGTCCACAGCAGCCTGGACAGAACCCCCAGCAGTAG